Proteins encoded by one window of Thalassoroseus pseudoceratinae:
- a CDS encoding aldo/keto reductase, with protein sequence MADQPTTRREFLQTGVVAGAAVSLAKTLFAAQEQREGGIPTRPLGNTGENVSILSLGGWHIGQAAKDNGEEFATKLMHEAIDNGLNFFDNAWDYHNGYSEEVMGKALKGGKRDDVFLMTKICERDYKGAMANLDESLKRLQTDHLDLWQFHEMVYDNDPDWVFEKGGIKAAIEAQKAGKVRHIGFTGHKDPSIHLKMLGKPHTWASAQMPINACDWHFRSFAKEVVPVCLEKGVGVIGMKSLGGGSGILVQEGVLTGPECLKYALSQPIASLVTGIINQRDLDQAIKVGRDFKPLTDDELDRILQKVAPVAGDGRHELFKTSKRFDGPHHRKQHGFPLDVNS encoded by the coding sequence ATGGCCGACCAACCGACGACTCGGAGAGAATTCTTGCAGACCGGCGTAGTGGCGGGAGCGGCTGTCAGTTTGGCAAAGACGCTGTTCGCTGCTCAGGAGCAACGGGAAGGGGGCATTCCGACACGTCCGCTCGGGAACACTGGCGAGAACGTCTCCATCCTTTCGCTGGGAGGTTGGCACATCGGTCAAGCCGCCAAAGACAACGGCGAGGAATTCGCGACCAAGTTGATGCACGAGGCGATCGACAACGGTCTGAACTTCTTCGACAACGCCTGGGACTACCACAATGGTTACAGTGAAGAAGTGATGGGCAAAGCCTTGAAAGGCGGCAAACGCGATGATGTCTTTCTCATGACGAAGATTTGTGAGCGCGACTACAAAGGCGCGATGGCGAATCTTGATGAGAGCCTCAAGCGATTGCAGACCGACCATCTCGATCTCTGGCAGTTCCATGAAATGGTCTACGACAACGACCCAGACTGGGTTTTCGAGAAGGGCGGAATCAAAGCCGCGATTGAGGCTCAAAAAGCCGGCAAAGTTCGGCACATCGGATTTACAGGACACAAGGATCCGAGCATCCACCTGAAAATGCTCGGAAAGCCCCATACATGGGCGAGCGCTCAAATGCCGATCAATGCTTGCGACTGGCACTTCCGCAGTTTCGCAAAAGAAGTCGTCCCGGTGTGTTTGGAGAAAGGGGTCGGCGTCATTGGCATGAAGAGTCTCGGTGGCGGAAGCGGAATCCTGGTTCAGGAAGGCGTTCTCACAGGGCCCGAGTGTCTGAAGTATGCATTATCGCAGCCGATTGCATCACTGGTGACGGGTATCATCAACCAGCGTGATCTTGATCAGGCGATCAAAGTCGGGCGGGATTTCAAGCCGTTGACTGACGACGAACTCGACCGCATTCTGCAGAAAGTTGCACCGGTCGCCGGAGATGGACGGCACGAACTCTTCAAAACCAGCAAGCGTTTCGACGGTCCCCACCATCGCAAGCAACATGGTTTTCCGTTGGACGTCAATTCCTAA
- a CDS encoding DEAD/DEAH box helicase yields the protein MSADSPTPETNRPAFPKPECHVIPFESTDATVYQSGINAALTREFKIEPESTEFLTDAGIGFTWRPHRSNVRTFGLTFPAGIEFLPTKKSNEEESSETSEPKPKKKPAESKDRPKKRTRLQPPSDALSLEDRLFYVLQPPLETWLAGQELIMPFEPFPYQYEGIAWLFKQRCALLADEMGLGKTMQTITAVRLLLRSGQARRILLVCPKPLMPNWQREFQFWASELPLTVVEGNSRRRMLIWQMPSAGIFLINYESFIRDYESLPEDERPQFDLMVLDEAQRIKNRDSRTATTIRSVKRKRSWALTGTPIENRPEELAALFEFLKVVPPRATPDLRRLGQLSEEYILRRTKDLVMTDLPPRLDRDELIPLAPAQDFAYKTAEKDGVIQLNEMGDEITVQHVFELVMRLKQITNYDPLTGESSKLDRLAADMEEISASGGKAILFSQWTKTIDWLKDRLDEKLGDQCGTLVYHGGVPTKKREPILKQFKEDPNSNLLLMSYGTGAVGLNLQFAGYVFLYDRWWNPAIEDQAINRAHRIGCTAAQIVVTKFICQNTIEERIDKILQEKRELFARILGDGDNSDVSLSLNASEIFGLFDLKRQSGSDVERIGPKAPKQAA from the coding sequence ATGTCCGCCGATTCGCCGACGCCCGAGACCAATCGTCCTGCCTTTCCGAAACCCGAGTGTCATGTCATTCCTTTCGAATCGACGGATGCGACGGTCTACCAGTCCGGTATCAATGCGGCGTTGACCCGCGAGTTCAAAATTGAACCCGAGTCCACGGAGTTCTTGACGGATGCGGGAATCGGATTCACTTGGCGACCGCATCGATCGAATGTCCGGACATTCGGTCTGACATTCCCGGCAGGAATCGAGTTTCTTCCGACGAAGAAGTCGAACGAAGAAGAGTCGTCTGAGACTTCCGAGCCGAAACCCAAAAAGAAGCCAGCCGAATCAAAGGACCGCCCCAAGAAACGAACGCGATTGCAACCGCCTAGCGATGCGCTCTCGTTAGAAGATCGTCTCTTCTATGTGTTGCAACCGCCATTGGAAACGTGGTTGGCCGGTCAAGAATTGATCATGCCGTTCGAGCCGTTTCCCTACCAGTACGAAGGAATTGCTTGGTTGTTCAAACAACGATGTGCGTTGTTGGCCGACGAGATGGGCCTCGGGAAAACCATGCAAACGATTACGGCGGTCCGTCTGTTATTACGGAGCGGCCAAGCTCGGCGGATCCTGTTGGTCTGTCCCAAACCCCTAATGCCCAACTGGCAACGCGAATTTCAATTCTGGGCCAGCGAACTTCCGCTGACCGTCGTCGAGGGGAACAGTCGGCGTCGCATGCTGATCTGGCAAATGCCCAGTGCGGGAATTTTCCTGATCAACTATGAAAGCTTTATCCGCGATTACGAATCGCTCCCAGAAGACGAACGGCCTCAGTTCGATTTGATGGTGCTTGACGAAGCCCAACGGATCAAGAACCGTGATAGCCGAACAGCGACCACAATCCGTTCGGTCAAACGTAAACGAAGTTGGGCATTGACGGGAACGCCGATCGAGAATCGTCCCGAAGAACTGGCTGCGTTGTTCGAGTTTCTGAAAGTGGTCCCGCCGCGAGCCACACCGGACCTGCGACGACTCGGCCAACTCTCCGAGGAGTATATCCTGCGTCGCACCAAAGACCTCGTGATGACGGACTTGCCGCCACGTCTGGACCGTGATGAACTCATTCCGCTCGCACCTGCACAAGATTTCGCCTACAAAACCGCTGAGAAAGACGGTGTGATTCAGCTCAATGAAATGGGCGACGAAATTACCGTGCAACACGTGTTCGAGCTGGTCATGCGGCTCAAGCAGATCACGAATTACGATCCGTTAACAGGCGAGTCGAGCAAACTCGATCGGCTCGCGGCCGACATGGAAGAAATTTCCGCCAGTGGTGGCAAAGCGATTTTGTTTAGCCAATGGACGAAAACCATTGATTGGCTGAAAGATCGACTTGATGAGAAACTCGGTGATCAATGCGGAACGCTGGTCTATCATGGTGGCGTGCCGACGAAGAAACGCGAACCGATTTTGAAGCAGTTCAAAGAAGACCCCAACTCCAATCTGCTTCTCATGAGTTATGGCACGGGAGCGGTGGGGTTGAATCTGCAGTTCGCCGGTTACGTGTTCTTGTACGATCGGTGGTGGAATCCGGCCATTGAAGATCAGGCAATCAATCGGGCTCATCGCATTGGTTGTACGGCGGCTCAGATCGTAGTCACGAAATTCATCTGTCAGAATACGATCGAAGAACGCATCGACAAGATCCTCCAAGAGAAGCGGGAACTATTCGCCCGCATTCTTGGCGATGGCGATAATTCTGATGTTTCCCTGTCGTTGAATGCGTCGGAAATCTTCGGACTCTTTGACCTGAAGCGGCAATCGGGTTCGGATGTCGAGCGGATCGGACCGAAAGCCCCGAAACAAGCGGCGTAG
- a CDS encoding carboxylate-amine ligase → MGTETAKLSLGIEEEYQLVHPVTRELRPRAKRVMTESHPDRSDDIQHELRLSQIETASQICDGLDDVRRELVRLRTETVVATEHADAHLVAAGTHPFSHWEEQPFTPQKRYGKLADDFQQLAREQVIFGCHVHVGSSDREMSVQILNRSREWLGSLLALSASSPFWLSEDTGYASFRTNIWIRWPLAGPPYSFSSHSEYRQVVQSLVDAEVIEDETKVYWDIRIPARLPTVEFRIADVCTTIDEAVMIAGLIQGLARTAVREVEADMPSRDARPEIVRTAHWHAARYGLSKTLVDVRSAKAIPAEKHIEQFLEELRPALEELGTWSEVSRLVHQTLANGNSAMRQRKVYEKTHRFEDVIDHLVEETRLGIDD, encoded by the coding sequence ATGGGCACAGAAACGGCCAAGTTATCGCTCGGAATTGAAGAAGAATATCAACTCGTCCATCCCGTTACGCGGGAACTCCGACCTCGGGCGAAGCGGGTGATGACCGAAAGTCATCCAGATCGGTCGGATGACATCCAACACGAGTTGCGTCTGTCGCAAATCGAGACCGCCTCGCAAATTTGTGACGGACTTGACGATGTTCGTCGAGAATTGGTCCGGCTCCGTACGGAGACTGTCGTCGCTACGGAACACGCCGATGCCCATTTGGTCGCAGCAGGGACGCACCCGTTTTCCCACTGGGAAGAGCAACCCTTCACACCGCAAAAACGTTACGGCAAGCTTGCCGATGACTTCCAACAACTGGCACGGGAACAAGTCATTTTTGGATGCCATGTGCATGTCGGTTCGAGTGATCGGGAAATGTCCGTTCAAATTCTGAATCGTTCCCGCGAATGGTTGGGCAGTTTACTTGCGTTGTCGGCGAGTTCGCCTTTCTGGTTGAGCGAGGATACCGGATACGCGAGTTTCCGAACCAATATTTGGATTCGCTGGCCATTGGCTGGCCCGCCATACAGTTTCTCGTCTCATTCGGAATACCGACAGGTCGTGCAGTCGCTCGTAGATGCCGAAGTCATTGAAGACGAAACCAAAGTCTATTGGGACATTCGAATTCCCGCACGATTGCCAACTGTCGAGTTCCGAATTGCCGATGTGTGCACGACCATCGACGAAGCCGTCATGATCGCCGGTTTGATTCAGGGGTTGGCACGAACGGCTGTCCGAGAGGTGGAAGCGGACATGCCGTCACGGGACGCTCGTCCGGAAATCGTCCGAACGGCTCACTGGCATGCCGCACGGTACGGGCTCTCGAAAACGCTTGTGGATGTTCGTTCGGCAAAAGCGATTCCCGCAGAGAAGCACATCGAACAGTTCCTCGAAGAACTCCGACCTGCGTTGGAAGAGCTTGGGACTTGGAGTGAAGTCTCTCGACTGGTGCATCAAACTCTCGCCAACGGCAACAGTGCCATGCGTCAGCGAAAAGTCTATGAAAAGACTCACCGCTTTGAAGACGTGATTGATCATCTCGTCGAGGAAACACGGCTAGGAATCGACGATTAG